In Mucilaginibacter sp. KACC 22063, the genomic stretch TTGAATTTGTGGCGTTTAGCCTATACATTTGAATATGCGATTCGTGTCCATCATCTTAGTGGCTTGCATTGTTTTTCTTTCATCTTTCGGAGGAATAGTAAAGCCAGCACAGCCTAAAATGATGGATTGCTGTTAAAAGATGGCAAAAATGTCTTGTCATAAAGGTGAGGCGAAAAACAACAAAGCAGAAGATGGATGCGGCCAACCGAGTTGTGCAATGATGTTGTCCTGCAGTATTTGTGGATTTATACCTGTGGCTAAATTTGTGTTACGAGAATTTCTGATTTATAATAGGTTTTAAAATTGGCAGGAGAGGTGAGTGTGTGGGTATATGGGTTTTCGATAAAGTGCCCTGTTTATCTACTTTAAATAAATGTTAAATTATTTGACAATAAGTAAACATATGTCGATATGTTTACTTATATTGCAGACATAATAATAAAATATAATGCAACAAGGAACAGTAAAATTTTTTAATGAAACAAAAGGTTTCGGATTTATCACACCAGATAACGGTGGAAGCGAGATCTTTGTTCATTCTACAGGCCTGATCGACAATGTTCGCGAGAACAGCGTGGTTAGTTACGAAGTAGAAGAAGGCCGTAAAGGCCCTAACGCAGTAAATGTAAAATTAGCTTAATACACTATAAATCCCTACAGAAGCATCCTCCAGTGGGGGATGCTTTTTTTGTTAACACTTAATCAAAAACATGGGTAGATCCACCGAAACATTTAGTAAAAAAGAGCGAGAAAAGAAAAAGCTCAAAAAACAACAGGAAAAAAGGGAAAAATCCGAAGATCGCAAAGCAAATGCGGTTAAAGGCCAAGGCTTAGCCGATATGATGGCTTATGTTGACGCTAACGGTAACATTACTTCAGTGCCACAAGATCCGGGTAACCGCAAAAAAGTATCTGTAGACGATATTCAGATAAGCACCTCCAAACAGGAAGATATCGAAGTTGAAGTGATAAGGAAAGGCACGGTCACTTTCTTTAATGAATCCAAAGGATTTGGCTTTATTAAAGATCTTCAAAGCCAGGAAAGCATTTTTGTCCACATCAATTCAGTGGATTTTGCTATAAAAGAAAATGATAAAGTCACTTTTGAAATAGAGCCCGGACAAAAGGGGCCAACGGCTGTCAAGGTCACGAAAACTAATTAACAAGGGACATGGATAAACCGATTAGGAACGAAGATCTTAAAGTAGAGTTACGTACACTGACTAAAGACGATTACCTTGGCTTGAAATCTTCGATGATAGAAGCCTATTCGGAATGGGCTGGTGCCTCTTTTTGGGGTGAAAGCCATATTA encodes the following:
- a CDS encoding cold-shock protein, whose translation is MGRSTETFSKKEREKKKLKKQQEKREKSEDRKANAVKGQGLADMMAYVDANGNITSVPQDPGNRKKVSVDDIQISTSKQEDIEVEVIRKGTVTFFNESKGFGFIKDLQSQESIFVHINSVDFAIKENDKVTFEIEPGQKGPTAVKVTKTN
- a CDS encoding cold-shock protein; its protein translation is MQQGTVKFFNETKGFGFITPDNGGSEIFVHSTGLIDNVRENSVVSYEVEEGRKGPNAVNVKLA